One region of Macadamia integrifolia cultivar HAES 741 chromosome 11, SCU_Mint_v3, whole genome shotgun sequence genomic DNA includes:
- the LOC122093578 gene encoding UDP-glycosyltransferase 82A1-like, translating into MKCIERPKVVLVPYPAQGHVTPMAQLALALRSHGFDPVIIVPDFIHRRIMSSQIGQDDGIVFMSIPSGLDENEPINFFTIAFAMESNMPIHLEHIISRLDDDEDGGVACVIVDLVASWAIEVANRCGVPAAGFWPAMLATYHLITSIPDMINVGLIDEFGIPQHQGEGCFLPGQSLLSTTDLPWLVGDSASQKSRFTFWLRTFDRLRALQWLLANTFPEGYDDQKQNYHSIKSTQDYPLIFQVGPLTRYSGNKNPSFWEEDRSCLDWLDKQKPGSVIYVSFGSWVGTIGEEKVNELALGLEATRRPFIWVISPTWRKGLPMGYLERVAKQGKLVSWAPQKELLQHEAIGCYLTHCGWNSTMEAIECGKSLLCYPVSGDQFVNCKYIVKVWGIGVEMQGDGWRDVEEGVKRVMEEVEEMQERALELKERVFGDKGSSRAAASLTAFVSDLCRSIY; encoded by the exons ATGAAGTGCATAGAGAGGCCAAAGGTTGTTTTGGTTCCCTACCCAGCACAAGGCCATGTCACACCTATGGCTCAGCTTGCCTTGGCCCTCCGTAGCCATGGGTTTGACCCAGTGATCATCGTCCCCGACTTCATTCACCGTCGAATCATGTCTTCACAAATTGGACAAGATGATGGGATTGTGTTCATGTCCATCCCAAGCGGTTTGGACGAGAACGAACCAATCAACTTCTTCACTATTGCATTTGCCATGGAGAGTAACATGCCAATCCATCTAGAGCATATAATCTCTAGgcttgatgatgatgaagatggtgGTGTTGCTTGTGTGATTGTTGATTTGGTAGCTTCATGGGCTATCGAAGTTGCGAACCGTTGTGGTGTCCCTGCAGCGGGGTTTTGGCCTGCCATGCTTGCAACGTACCACTTGATCACCTCAATTCCAGATATGATCAATGTTGGGCTTATTGATGAGTTTG GAATCCCTCAACATCAAGGTGAAGGATGCTTTCTACCAGGTCAATCTCTATTGAGTACTACAGATCTACCATGGTTAGTGGGAGATTCCGCGTCACAGAAATCGAGGTTCACATTCTGGTTAAGGACTTTTGATAGATTGAGAGCTCTCCAATGGCTCCTTGCAAATACTTTCCCAGAAGGATATGATGATCAGAAACAGAACTACCATTCAATCAAGAGCACCCAAGATTATCCACTTATATTCCAAGTTGGACCCTTAACTAGGTATTCAGGAAACAAGAACCCTAGCTTTTGGGAAGAAGATAGGAGTTGCTTGGATTGGCTAGATAAGCAAAAGCCTGGCTCAGTCATCTATGTGTCATTTGGAAGTTGGGTGGGAACAATTGGGGAAGAAAAAGTTAATGAACTTGCATTGGGGCTTGAAGCCACGCGGAGGCCATTCATTTGGGTTATATCGCCTACGTGGCGAAAAGGGCTACCTATGGGATACTTGGAGAGGGTGGCTAAACAAGGTAAGCTGGTTTCATGGGCTCCTCAAAAAGAGTTGCTTCAACATGAGGCAATAGGATGTTATCTCACACACTGTGGTTGGAATTCTACAATGGAAGCCATAGAATGTGGTAAGTCCCTCCTGTGCTATCCTGTCTCTGGGGAccaatttgtaaattgtaaatATATTGTGAAAGTGTGGGGGATTGGAGTGGAAATGCAAGGTGATGGATGGAGAGATGTTGAGGAGGGTGTGAAGAGAGTGATGGAAGAGGTGGAAGAGATGCAGGAAAGGGCCTTGGAATTGAAGGAAAGGGTCTTTGGTGACAAGGGTAGCTCAAGAGCTGCAGCTAGTCTGACAGCCTTTGTAAGTGATCTCTGCAGATCAATATATTGA